The following is a genomic window from Panthera uncia isolate 11264 chromosome B4, Puncia_PCG_1.0, whole genome shotgun sequence.
TCCGTCGGTGGTATGATTGGCTCCTTCTCCGTTGGACTCTTTGTCAACCGCTTTGGCAGGTATTGACTAGAAACTGGGCAAAGAAGGAGGCTATGCTGGTTGCATTGAGAACAGGTATTGAGAATCAGGATGGAGaggctgtggggcgcctgggtggcccattaAGCATCCATCTCAGGTtaagatctcatggttcctgagtttgagccccacgtccgggcttcctgctgctgtcagcacagtgcctgctttggGAGgaccctctgtccttctctctctgcccttccccctctcgttctctctctctctctctctctctaataagtaaataaaaacttaaaaaaaaaaaaaaggagggggaggaggtgaggatGTATTTGAATGAGAGCGTTCCCCAATCTGATCAAGGCAAGCTTAGTCCAACAGGCACTGAATAGGACTGCCCTTGCTTGAAGCCGTGTTGCCCGTCAAGAGATTAGGCTTTGGCAGTCCAGCATAAGCTAATTCAGGATTCCCTAATAAAGTACACTGTGGAATTTCCCAGAAACCTGTTTATATTCACAAGGTCAGAAgttgtttgcttttcttaaaaactttgtGGTCTCGTGCAGATGTTTGCATTATTTTACAAAGCCGGATCGGGAGGAAACGTTTTCTAATCCTTGGTCTGTGGCACGTGTGGACAATGGCCAAATAACTGAACTgacattcccccctcccccaaaagaaaattgaatCTCCTCATTCTGTGCTAACTTGATTAGAATGTCTTAGCAGAATACTTCCAGTATTCTGGTGAAGGAACCATTTTGTCTGCTAATGAAATGTCCTGGAAACACAAATggaattcaactttttaaaaaattaaagcaatctGTTTCATTTGATCATTGTTTGGCTTGCATTGTTGAGGGCACCTTGTGTCAACTAAAGTCACTGAAATTTTAATGTGGACCTCCCAATTCACGTGACTTTCTTCCAGTTGTTCTTTTCTTGAGAGAAAGAACCTCTCTCctagagagaggtggggacccAGGGAAAGGAAtgcagagaaaggcaaaagagagaatgagggatGGTTTGGGATGTACCTTTAAGATCTCCCCAGGATTTCAAAGCTCCCCTGGGTAATTCCAGTGGGCCTTCCAAGGGGAGAATCTAGATTTGGTTCTTCCCAACATCTGCAGTAATTTTTCAGTGTTAACCTCTTACCTTGTCATCCTTTAGCTGTTCCAGTGGCTTTGCCTCCCACATCTAACACACAAATGCggccatttattattttattctggcTCTCAATACTAATTGTCGACGACCTCCCCACAGGTTAGCCTTAGAGAAGGCGAGCTGCAAGGCGGTCTGctttttacaaatagaaaaacgTGTGTCTGAACTCTATCTTTGTTACTTGTTGGTGACATCTAAGCAGTTACGTTATAACAAGACTCCGTAAGAAGCATACAGAGATCAGTACTGGTCCAAAAATTTCTCTAGAATGTGTTGGACCAGCTGTAGCAGAATTGCCCAGGGCGGTGGTTCTCAAACCTTCTCTTTGAATGAAATCACCTGGACTGCTTTGGGGATCAGATTGCTGGGCTCCACCCTAATGATGCAATAAATTGGGTGGATGGGACAATTTTAATTTGTTGCAGATCTCTAGCTGATGCTGTTAGTCTGTGGCCAACTTTGGGAACTACTGGCCTTTGTGGTTACTGCGATTCTGGCTACAGCTGGGGCTTAGGAGAATCTTAAACAAGTTCTCTAGGTGATTTTATGCACACAGAGGCGCCGATCCTGGTTATCCCAGCTAGAAATGTTCTgataacagaaaaaggaaaagttagaCCAAAAAGAGAAGGTACATAATAAGGCTGGAGAAGGgtgaaaagacaaggaaagaaggagagagactggGCCTATTTTGCtaatttctcttgtgttttcatttaaccTTTCAGGCGCAATTCGATGCTCATCGTCAACCTGTTGGCTGTCGCTGGTGGCTGCCTTATGGGGTTCTGCAAAATAGCCAAGTCGGTTGAAATGCTGATCCTGGGCCGATTGATTATCGGCCTCTTCTGCGGCCTCTGCACAGGTTTTGTGCCCATGTACATTGGCGAGATCTCGCCTACCGCCCTGCGGGGGGCCTTTGGCACTCTCAACCAGCTGGGCATCGTCGTCGGGATTCTCGTGGCTCAGGTACTTCCTGAACGTCAGTTTCATGGCTCCCtaaattagttaacataaagtaGTCCTGAACCTCTGGCATGTATTCAACTACGTAAGTTTCAGGTATCATTACTACAACTCACAGACAGCTtcgggagaaaggggaagaaacagagtttttcttttcctgtggtaAAAGCACGGAGGGTTTTCCGAATTTCGTTTTTAATCCACCGTGGCTTGGAAAGGATGAGATTTATGGTAGCCTCTTTCCCTGGCTTCCAGATCTTTGGCCTGAAAGTCATCCTGGGGACAGAAGAGCTTTGGCCCCTGCTGTTGGGCTTCACCATCATTCCCGCGATCCTACAAAGCGCAGCCCTTCCCTTCTGCCCGGAGAGTCCTCGATTCTTGCTCATtaacagaaaggaagaggagaacgCCAAGGACAGTGAGTATCCCTCACACCCTCACTGTAGGAATTTTAGGGCTGTGGTTTGTTTCAAGATGAGGGTGTTGGGtctgtcctctcctttcccttgccCCTCAGAACCCGAGTGAAGGGTTTCCTGATGGCTCTCATGTCAGaaactttctttcttctctctttctttttttgttttttaaattctttttaatgtttatttttaagagagagcgcacgcacaatcaggggaggggcagagggagagggagacacagaatccgaagcaggctgtcagcacagaacccgacgccgggctcaaactcatgagctgtgagttcatgtatggcctgagcctaagtcagacgctcagctggctgagccacccaggcacccctcaattcgACCCCTAAAGAATTATGTGAGAATTAAAAAGGGGGagggctgagtgtccgacttcatgtcatgatctcgtggtttgtgagttcaagccccacatcgactcgctgctgtcagcctgtcagtgcagagcctctgtcccccctctctctgccccaccgccccctcaaaaataaataaacactttaaaaaaaattaagagagaagCCGATTAAGGCACAGATGCTAGCCCAGGCTCGTCTCGAGTGGCCTCTTCCCAGCTGTTACGGGGAAAATGACCTTGGGTCAGCACCTTAACCTTATCCTTGGTTTGCTTGTTTTACCAGTCCTCCAGCGATTGTGGGGCACCCCGGATGTGACTCAGGACATCCAGGAGATGAAAGATGAGAGTGCTAGGATGGCACAAGAAAAGCAACCCACGGTGCTGGAGCTCTTCAGATCGCCCAGCTACCAGCAGCCCATTATCATTTCCATCAtgctccagctctcccagcagcTCTCTGGAATCAACGCGGTGAGTATCTGCTCCACGTCTGAGGGGGCAGGCCCACGTTGCACTTAACTCCCCTGACCGCGGTGCCAGGTGGCCCCGCGTGGTCACCCCACGATGCTCGCCACATGGCGGCCACTCCAAAATGTTGATTATCCAGGCTCTGACTTagtgttggtttttatttccttattactAGAGTTCATtgatttaagtaatctctacacccgacgtggggctcgaactcacaactctgagatcaagagtccaaacgctcccctgactgagccagccaggtgcccctgttttattgCTTTAAGATTCTGTCTGCAGCACATGTTTTCCAtgtggaaaaataagataaattaaaacaaaaaattcatcaCCTTTAGTCTTGGAACTTGTGGTTCACATTTGTCCTCTTCccaatttttttcagtatataagACATTACAAATTTATCTACTTTTCATTAATCCTCTTTCTGACCCACTCATTTTTTATTGCCGGTTGTCTTTAACTTTggtcaatctttttttaaatttttatttattttgagagagagagagagagagagagtgcatgaagggcaaagaagaaggagacagaatcccaagcaggctctgcgaggtcagcgcagagcccgatgcagggctcgaacccacaaaccatgagatcatgacccaagctgaaatcaagagtcagacacttaactagctgtgccacccaggtgcccctaactctgCTCAATCTTATCTCGTGTCATCAAAGATAATGTAAGCCATACAACTAAAGTAGATCCAAGAATTTACTGCCGTGGCTTTTTTTCCCAGGACTTTACAGTCTAGAAAGTATGGTAAAGCCCAGGGGAATAATGAGGCAATCCATTCATGAGGTATACATATACtattctatatgtatatttacaactAGAATAGTGACTGATCGTTTAAAGTGGGGAGCAAAATGGAAGGTGACAGTTGGCAGGTAACTTATATTCTATGCATATAATCACCTTTCAGCATTTGAGTCTTCGATGTGGTAAGAGAGGGTATTCCCCTATCTTCTATCCATTTgcagataaaatatttgtaattgagACATACTGCTGTTCTGCCTCTTTAAATTTCAGATGAATGCCTTGAGAGCTTCTGaccagtcttttctttctttcttttttttaatgtgtatttatttttgagagagagagctagggaggggcggtgggggtggggggggttacttagagccgaagcaggctccacgctgacagcagagggccctgcgctgggctcgaacttacaaactatgatcacgacctgagccaaagtcagacgctcaatcaactgaggcccccccaccccccgccccgcccgggtGCCCCTCTCATCACTCTCTGATCAATATGATTAGATCATTTTGTAGCAAGTTGGCCTTTGGCCTTTTCTCCGCAACACGCCAAGAAGGTTGCTTGTATCTGAAATAGCAGTGCTTCTCATGCAGGGTTGGAGGATGTAATATCAGAAATTGGGAGGAAAGATAGTTCAATGAATCTCGTTCTCAAATTTTGTCGCTTTAAAAAtcactgcaggggcacctggctggctcagttgtataacatgcaactcttgatcttggggttgtaagttcaagccccacgctggttatagaggttacttaaaaaaatatatataggggcgcctgggtggctcagtcggttaagcggctgacttcggctcaggtcatgatctcgcggtccgtgagttcgagccccacgtcaggctctgtgctgacggctcagagcctggagcctgtttcagattctgtgtctccctctctctgaccctcccccgttcatgctctgtctctctctgtctcaaaaataaataaatgtaaataaaaaaaattaaaaaatatatatatgtatatttgtgtatatatatgtatatttgtatgtatgtacacacacacatatatatatatatattttttttttttaattaaaaaaaaaaaatcactgtagtAAAATACACTCTGAAGACTTTCCAGAGCAGCAGGGCTGGGACTAGAGTGAGGCATCGAGGTGCAAGCCAGTGGTCCTAAACATGAGCGCCTCCTTAAATTGTGCACCTCACTCGCACCCAGCATGCATAATTTAGACTCCAAGGCCCTGTGAAGCAGGATCAGAAAAAGCCCACTCTTGGAAAATTACGAATGATGAATTAGCACTCTGCAGTACAGACTCCTCCCACTTCAGGAAATGATGTGTGAAAACACTTTTTCAACCCACATTTGAGTAAACggtgttttctaatttccttagAAAAGGCAGAGGGTCAGAGGTTGGGTAGTGTTTACCTAGCAGAGTAAAACTGCTTGAGGGTGAGATGATGTACGAGTTAGCTTGAATCCCACTTGATAGCAGCAAATAGCAAAGTAATTTGAGTGTAAGAACTTTCCTTGAGATGTGTACGTATGTATTAGGTTTTTGTTGTATAGGCTTTTAGATAAGAGAGAGTATTGCCATAACTATTCATTGCTAGGTTTAATTGTTCAAATGTCTTTTCTCACAAGCTTTATAATATTAAGtattattggaattttttttaacagtcttaGCTCCCCCTTCTCTTCTAGAGCAGCAATTTTTGATTGGGATGATACTAcaaatcttttttccttcctccctcccttccttccttcctgcctgcctgcctgccttgtttgaagattttatttttaactaatctctacacccaaaatgggacttgaactcagaaccctgagatcaagatctgcattctctactgactgagccagctagtcgccctagtttcttttttttttttttttaaagtaaactacacccaacgtgggtcttgaactctaagcctgagatcaagagtcgcatgttctaccgACTAAACCAAGAGCCCGCAGATCTGCTTCCAAAAGCACAGCCTTGTGGCACCTGtctggcttagtcggttgaacatcttgctcttgattttagctcatgatctcatggtttgtgggttcgagccccacactggtctccatgctgacagcacagagtctggtagggattctttgtccctccctctctgcccctcccccacatgcactctcaaaataaataaactttaagaaaaaaaatttattaagagcacagccttgggtgtgctcagtcggttaagcatccggctttagctcaggtcatgatctcccaggtcacgagttcgagccccgcgtcaggctctgtgctgacaactcagagcttggagcctgcttcggattctgtgtctccctctctctctccccctcccctgcttgcgctctatctctatctctcaagaataaatacacttaaaaaaaataaaaaatttgaaaagcacaGCCTTagtcttattttagaaaatacaaatatacgTGGTTTCTATCTGAGGTGGTAAGAGTTGTTTCTTGAAAGGTAAATCCCAGTATAGATGCATATATTCATGAAAAAGTCTGACGAATTTTGCTGTAGAGACAAACACTCTGGATGAAATCATAAACTCGTGACTCAAACCTGAGGGACTGAGCCTAGATGATCTAGacactgccaggcactgttccctTATTACCTTGAAGTCTGAGTCCAATATTTTGACATCTCTTTAACCGTGGTAGTTGTAGCAGCCATACATAACCGTACACGTTAAATAGCAGCTTATTGAATAGTATAAAGTTAAAATGATAGGAGGTATTACTTCCTGAAACACTTAGGATGGACCCAGAGCTAGGAATTCTAGCCCGAGTTCTGCTTCCAATTACATGTACAGGCTTGAGGTTACTCCTCAATTGCTTCACCATCAAATTAGAATATCAGTGTACCTATCACTGTTTTCAGGGCTAGGGTAGTTATCTATTGAAGAAGCTTACTTAAGGGGCTTGctgctggttggctcagttggaaaggcatttgactcttgatcttggggtcacaaGTTCGAGGCCCACACTGCGTGTagatcttaccaaaaaaaaaaaaaaaaaaactttaaaacacacaaggctcagttgaaaaaattaatatgacTTAAACCTTTAAATCTAAGTTGGTAAAAAAGATGTTAAGGAAGAGACTTAAATGGAGCAGAAGGAGTAAGCGTACAAGAAAAAATGGAGACAAGCAGCTAGAATTGACAAGAACTAAGAAGAGAATAGGGGTAAGATTCAGAAGATAATCCATTTGCAGAAAAGATACCGTGATTGAACAAAACCCCAGAAAGGACCCCCTTAACCTCCTGGGACGGTCGAGTCTACTTTTTGAGGGTTCCCTGTTTGCGGTTTCAGAGCTGCATCTTTTGTTTCCCACTAGGTGTTCTATTACTCAACAGGCATCTTCAAAGATGCGGGCGTCGAGGAGCCAATCTACGCCACCATTGGCGCGGGTGTGGTTAATACCATCTTCACTGTCGTTTCTGTAAGTTGGGTGCTTTGGTAGTTTGCAGGGCCGGGCCAGCGGGGGGCAGTTCTTACTACACATGTTCAAAGATGGGTTTCACGGCCTTCCACCTCCCCACCATCACCTAAACCTTGTTGGCCTGTTCTTCGGGGAAAGAAAAGCTATGGAGTGATGGGTGTAAGCAGACTTCGCTCCCTCCAAGCAAACAGGAAGTGCATGAGAAGGAGGGAGGTGTGCGGGGACTACAGAGTATGCTTTCAGCTTGGAACTAAAATGGGCAGGGTGACCATAACAAGTATCCCGCCATTGGGAAGGCAGATTCGGGTAACTCATGCAGCGTTTTCACGAAAGGGAAAGCAGAAATTTCATGTTCTGTTATTCTCCTTATAGCTGTTTCTGgtggaaagggcagggaggaggaccCTGCATATGATTGGCCTTGGAGGGATGGCTTTTTGTTCCATCCTCATGACCATCTCCTTGTTACTAAAGGTGAGTGTTcttggaggaaaagaaggggggcggggggaggcgggtAGAAGAGGTTACAGGTGACACAGGTGGGAAGATCCGTAAGGTCA
Proteins encoded in this region:
- the SLC2A3 gene encoding solute carrier family 2, facilitated glucose transporter member 3 isoform X1, with translation MESSKQDLLRAYSTADTKPGIEGNNKHLKQINREGSSLGRVTAPLIFAISIATIGSFQFGYNTGVINAPEMIIKDFLNNTLNNTHNNPRDEVLLTSLWSLAVAIFSVGGMIGSFSVGLFVNRFGRRNSMLIVNLLAVAGGCLMGFCKIAKSVEMLILGRLIIGLFCGLCTGFVPMYIGEISPTALRGAFGTLNQLGIVVGILVAQIFGLKVILGTEELWPLLLGFTIIPAILQSAALPFCPESPRFLLINRKEEENAKDILQRLWGTPDVTQDIQEMKDESARMAQEKQPTVLELFRSPSYQQPIIISIMLQLSQQLSGINAVFYYSTGIFKDAGVEEPIYATIGAGVVNTIFTVVSLFLVERAGRRTLHMIGLGGMAFCSILMTISLLLKDNYNWMSFVCIAAILVFVAFFEIGPGPIPWFIVAELFSQGPRPAAMAVAGCSNWTSNFLVGLLFPSAAFYLGAYVFIIFTGFLVIFLIFTFFKVPETRGRTFEEITRAFEGQAREAVRGEKGPIVEMNSIQPEKETATSV
- the SLC2A3 gene encoding solute carrier family 2, facilitated glucose transporter member 3 isoform X2; this translates as MESSKQDVTAPLIFAISIATIGSFQFGYNTGVINAPEMIIKDFLNNTLNNTHNNPRDEVLLTSLWSLAVAIFSVGGMIGSFSVGLFVNRFGRRNSMLIVNLLAVAGGCLMGFCKIAKSVEMLILGRLIIGLFCGLCTGFVPMYIGEISPTALRGAFGTLNQLGIVVGILVAQIFGLKVILGTEELWPLLLGFTIIPAILQSAALPFCPESPRFLLINRKEEENAKDILQRLWGTPDVTQDIQEMKDESARMAQEKQPTVLELFRSPSYQQPIIISIMLQLSQQLSGINAVFYYSTGIFKDAGVEEPIYATIGAGVVNTIFTVVSLFLVERAGRRTLHMIGLGGMAFCSILMTISLLLKDNYNWMSFVCIAAILVFVAFFEIGPGPIPWFIVAELFSQGPRPAAMAVAGCSNWTSNFLVGLLFPSAAFYLGAYVFIIFTGFLVIFLIFTFFKVPETRGRTFEEITRAFEGQAREAVRGEKGPIVEMNSIQPEKETATSV
- the SLC2A3 gene encoding solute carrier family 2, facilitated glucose transporter member 3 isoform X3 encodes the protein MGTHKVTAPLIFAISIATIGSFQFGYNTGVINAPEMIIKDFLNNTLNNTHNNPRDEVLLTSLWSLAVAIFSVGGMIGSFSVGLFVNRFGRRNSMLIVNLLAVAGGCLMGFCKIAKSVEMLILGRLIIGLFCGLCTGFVPMYIGEISPTALRGAFGTLNQLGIVVGILVAQIFGLKVILGTEELWPLLLGFTIIPAILQSAALPFCPESPRFLLINRKEEENAKDILQRLWGTPDVTQDIQEMKDESARMAQEKQPTVLELFRSPSYQQPIIISIMLQLSQQLSGINAVFYYSTGIFKDAGVEEPIYATIGAGVVNTIFTVVSLFLVERAGRRTLHMIGLGGMAFCSILMTISLLLKDNYNWMSFVCIAAILVFVAFFEIGPGPIPWFIVAELFSQGPRPAAMAVAGCSNWTSNFLVGLLFPSAAFYLGAYVFIIFTGFLVIFLIFTFFKVPETRGRTFEEITRAFEGQAREAVRGEKGPIVEMNSIQPEKETATSV